A portion of the Ricinus communis isolate WT05 ecotype wild-type chromosome 10, ASM1957865v1, whole genome shotgun sequence genome contains these proteins:
- the LOC8274987 gene encoding inactive protein kinase SELMODRAFT_444075, protein MDNKEVIIVALDASKEITDYALQWAVRNVITRAMDSVIILAILPCHGNAPTSASKTNSFISCLLRKWGHGHRQEKKSSSASNDFKRNAVSQDSFRQINDVCVDMMQQLCLIHNKQVHTRIKVVADAELGSVATEAMEVEATWVILDRRLKKESDCCLKQLSCNIVIIDQAVPELLRAVNPLARKRLGQSTDRSDQNKIGMPPRCTSNYKTGTSRSSITFGTESSMSLSSPGKEQFNKISSPCTTKSKSDIPILRLNSKYFHREVEVQSIFSLSPYNCSKNDILSGFNIGDSPRKSSASSLDGKVKSYNSLLKAKSDMENISDLKAIKKVSVPARRSADSPRLFRKSESPNQLPNRKYSTSSLGEEKAASPSSPSISQRTSSIRKAMSLSIKHPPTPPPLCSICKNNAPIFGKAPRKFTYREIEKATDGFSSDNLLADGGYGLVFKGILDDGQVVAVKQHKRLSAQGASEFCSEVEILSCAQHRNLVMLIGYCIEIEWLLIYEFACNGSLDKHLYGNETNKVLAWDNRMKVAVGTARGLRYLHEDCRVGCIVHRDFRPSNILVTHDFEPMVGDFGLARWQADGQRAEETRVIGAFGYLAPEYTQTGLITEKADVYAFGVVLLELLSGIKATDFSRTTGQQFVQEWGCPLLEKKMINEIIDPQLKQNYAENEVQYMMYAASLCISPNPEKRPRMSKVLKILEGDISTDLAYNHGPHAPNYPKQYVNDIYGADNLMTSPHDHSPSSLLMQSMNNMNLSPPKTSLDRNNGMNSTFRTLGPLEEYKTVRGRASLQHESNVSEEYEAYLQGSLAKFVHNFK, encoded by the exons ATGGATAATAAGGAGGTGATAATTGTAGCACTAGATGCTAGTAAAGAAATTACTGATTATGCATTACAATGGGCTGTCCGCAATGTTATAACCAGAGCTATGGATTCTGTAATCATACTTGCAATTCTTCCTTGTCATGGAAATGCTCCAACTTCTGCAAGCAAGACTAATAGCTTCATTTCTT GCCTGCTAAGGAAATGGGGTCATGGGCATaggcaagaaaagaaaagttcatCGGCCAGTAACGATTTCAAACGTAACGCAGTTTCCCAGGATTCCTTTCGGCAAATAAATGATGTTTGTGTAGATATGATGCAGCAACTGTGTTTGATCCATAATAAGCAG GTTCATACTCGAATAAAAGTTGTAGCTGATGCAGAGCTGGGATCAGTGGCCACAGAAGCCATGGAAGTAGAGGCAACCTGGGTAATTCTAGATAG ACGcttgaagaaagaaagtgaTTGCTGCCTGAAACAATTAAGCTGCAACATTGTAATCATAGACCAAGCCGTTCCGGAGCTTCTTAGAGCAGTTAACCCTCTAGCAAGAAAAAGACTTGGTCAGAGTACAGATCGAAGTGATCAGAACAAGATTGGGATGCCGCCCCGTTGCACTAGCAATTACAAGACCGGGACAAGCAGAAGCAGTATTACCTTTGGCACAGAGTCTTCAATGTCTTTGTCAAGTCCAGGAAAAGAACAGTTCAACAAGATTAGTAGTCCTTGCACCACTAAGTCCAAATCCGACATCCCCATTCTTCGTTTGAATTCTAAATATTTCCATCGAGAAGTTGAAGTGCAAAGTATATTCAGCCTCTCACCTTATAATTgtagtaaaaatgatattttatcaGGTTTTAACATTGGTGACTCGCCCCGCAAGTCATCTGCAAGTTCCTTAGATGGCAAAGTAAAAAGCTATAATAGCCTTTTGAAGGCTAAAAGTG ATATGGAAAACATTAGTGATCTGAAAGCAATAAAGAAAGTATCAGTTCCAGCAAGAAGATCAGCAGACTCACCACGCCTGTTCCGAAAGTCAGAGAGCCCGAATCAACTCCCTAATAGAAAGTATTCCACGTCTAGTCTTGGAGAAGAAAAGGCTGCATCCCCCTCTTCCCCGAGTATCAGTCAAAGAACTTCCAGTATCAGAAAGGCTATGTCTCTTTCCATCAAGCACCCACCAACACCCCCACCACTCTGCTCCATTTGCAAGAATAATGCACCTATTTTCGGAAAGGCACCAAGGAAGTTCACTTACAGGGAGATAGAAAAAGCAACTGATGGATTCTCAAGTGATAATCTTTTAGCAGACGGTGGATATGGCTTGGTATTTAAAGGAATATTGGATGATGGACAAGTTGTTGCAGTGAAGCAGCACAAGAGATTAAGTGCACAAGGAGCATCCGAATTTTGCTCAGAGGTTGAAATATTGAGCTGTGCACAGCACAGGAATTTGGTGATGTTGATTGGATATTGCATTGAGATAGAGTGGCTCCTTATTTATGAGTTCGCTTGCAATGGTTCCTTAGATAAGCATCTGTATG GAAATGAAACGAACAAGGTTTTGGCTTGGGATAATAGAATGAAGGTTGCAGTAGGAACTGCTAGAGGTCTGAGATATCTTCACGAAGATTGCAGAGTGGGATGCATTGTACATAGAGATTTCAGACCCAGCAATATCCTTGTTACACATGACTTTGAACCCATG GTAGGGGATTTTGGTCTAGCAAGATGGCAAGCTGATGGGCAGCGTGCTGAGGAAACGCGCGTTATTGGTGCTTTTGG GTATTTAGCTCCTGAGTATACACAAACTGGGCTTATAACAGAAAAAGCTGATGTTTATGcatttggggttgttttgctGGAGCTCTTGTCTGGCATTAAAGCAACCGACTTTTCAAGAACCACAGGACAGCAATTTGTGCAAGAATGG GGTTGTCCATTGCTtgagaagaagatgatcaatgaGATAATAGACCCTCAATTGAAACAAAACTATGCGGAGAATGAGGTACAGTACATGATGTATGCTGCCAGCTTATGCATCTCGCCAAATCCTGAAAAAAGACCTAGGATGTCCAAG GTTCTGAAAATATTGGAGGGTGACATTTCCACTGACTTGGCTTACAATCATGGACCACATGCTCCTAATTATCCAAAGCAATATGTGAATGACATCTATGGTGCAGACAATCTAATGACTTCGCCCCATGATCATAGCCCTTCTTCTCTTCTGATGCAGTCAATGAATAATATGAACCTGAGTCCACCCAAAACAAGTTTGGACAGGAATAATGGCATGAATAGCACATTCAGGACATTAGGACCCcttgaagaatataaaacaGTGAGGGGAAGAGCATCTTTACAACATGAATCAAACGTTAGTGAAGAATACGAAGCATATTTACAAGGCTCACTGGCCAAATTTGTTCACAACTTTAAATGA
- the LOC8274988 gene encoding uncharacterized protein LOC8274988, whose amino-acid sequence MILSLICLLCWKANNMSMRMAQNSKNYRVLKLVHPGGFIEIHQKPITAYEVMKKNPRHCVTRPDVFRYPWVVVRPESVLKPGSVFYIVPFHTIQSLMQRNRCLYQNYLFQEQDSIDSSVELTYFHQFLEERSSGISQKRTKVDCKIDQYDAIFPEGLIRNKKCPEPAYYQGSLIKSRFKLEHLDDSLKIQYLIDHLLTAHDCENHVEFEQQDTSFIEPRPAFSLDTASSNVPIDDIFLKVDSGLEPNVLKEKQSLKSCLKKDNRGRSHGFRVTFASSR is encoded by the exons atg ATCCTTTCCCTCATCTGTCTCCTCTGTTGGAAGGCTAATAATATGTCAATGAGAATGGCTCAAAATTCCAAGAATTATAGGGTCCTCAAGCTGGTGCACCCTGGAGGCTTCATTGAGATTCATCAGAAGCCAATAACAGCTTATGAGGTCATGAAAAAGAATCCCAGACACTGTGTTACACGTCCAGATGTGTTCAGGTATCCATGGGTTGTGGTCAGGCCCGAGTCGGTTTTGAAGCCTGGCAGTGTCTTTTATATTGTTCCATTCCATACTATTCAGAGTCTGATGCAAAGAAACAGATGCCTCTATCAGAACTATTTGTTCCAGGAACAGGATTCCATCGACTCTTCTGTTGAGCTAACATACTTCCATCAATTTCTGGAGGAGCGAAGCTCTGGTATTTCGCAGAAACGAACTAAAGTAGATTGCAAGATTGATCAGTATGATGCAATTTTTCCCGAGGGGCTAATTAGAAATAAGAAGTGCCCTGAACCAGCCTATTATCAAGGATCATTAATCAAGTCTCGGTTCAAGCTTGAACATTTAGATGACTCTCTTAAGATTCAATACCTAATTGATCATTTGCTAACAGCTCATGATTGCGAAAATCATGTAGAATTTGAGCAGCAAGATACCTCTTTCATCGAGCCAAGGCCTGCATTTTCATTAGATACTGCTTCAAGCAATGTTCCCATTgatgatatatttctaaaagttGATAGTGGATTAGAGCCTAACGTTTTGAAGGAGAAGCAGTCATTAAAATCTTGCTTGAAGAAGGACAACCGAGGTAGATCGCATGGTTTCAGGGTAACATTTGCATCTTCCAGATGA
- the LOC8274989 gene encoding uncharacterized protein LOC8274989 isoform X2 has translation MPSSKVYLTYKRKLPSIRTGITHKNACHGSLFEGQSDTSMTAPDNNDAQSDPYVSEYQQTNASIFPGCVTCGVRGNLLQCKDCNQSYHHQCLERSLKSKHILNRERVICGCKLQVASADVKLMTASSCKSPAMENPAEKTSWKDTMAAPYLDSSFNNKLHHTQVGSCSVLSVASKLIPRSTGINNGNSLDLISSKSSTERSCISASDVGSCLSRVPNLKGTDLLFKDKTVESPGDFLEQTRLNTPLITFSRRCKRRKANNGADVKSSFIEDKICSSFTKSSIAAADAVSLKVCVEDNSINAEIKDVDSADMHVGSALEAKPLICERELSRGSERTSKNGLHISGQGHISKVTMDTEEAPLDNGLQISINDAAKDLCEAIVVDTELENTNYQDDFETLSNCEKATIVPNYAEEGRRPCLDLSTTPDSRGTLDCNVDFDLCCQKEPVLAPSESLRDSMDSTSRSRAAVLDQKSCPELVENMNERNEEALPDHPTKAFSDASNSVEEAGSNLKDNGEACPRSYMDNESGNKCLQLFSEEIRSSSHLATTNSGITTSMVLEESKSFNSGSKTSCASLLDLGLSLPTESDMGNCSKKCSLKSPMWNFDCKIRDFFQDAVHQSSSNQATSLLRHKLMLDSIVSRASALNAKGCFQDKFKSYTTLWLEEELDSLWIGVRRHGRDNWHAMLRDPRLHFSSWRTARDLAEQWEEEQAKLLNGHCSQFNSPLTQDISLDHTGGFLYPKVGIWRGNTVEETRLSLGDVYAHRTGSFSKKRRFKFSGVENDTEQIHRPATYRRTAMSSDFQGEIYAKGSYDLGCRTLPRCDPLVINNPFTSVASKGNLPHWLREAVYTPPRPMDATLPPAFSSIAHSGTKRVPYPDPSELHFNGSELGRVRVSELKPSYGAHRTNGSLGVRHGKTEVSRVSMRPVNKPDNLIIIDSDASSEETISDDHSARP, from the exons ATGCCTAGTAGCAAGGTTTATCTGACTTACAAGAGAAAGCTTCCATCAATAAGGACTGGCATTACCCATAAAAATGCATGCCATGGTTCACTTTTTGAAGGACAAAGTGACACTTCTATGACTGCACCAGACAATAATGACGCACAGAGCGACCCTTATGTATCAGAATATCAGCAAACAAATGCATCA ATATTTCCTGGATGTGTTACTTGTGGTGTCAGAGGCAACCTATTGCAGTGCAAAGATTGCAACCAATCATATCATCATCAGTGTCTCGAGAGGTCTCTTAAG TCAAAGCATATACTTAACAGGGAGAGGGTGATATGTGGTTGTAAACTACAGGTTGCTTCTGCTGATGTGAAACTAATGACTGCTAGTTCTTGTAAATCACCTGCAATGGAAAATCCTGCTGAGAAAACCTCATGGAAAGACACCATGGCAGCTCCTTATCTTGATTCATCCTTTAATAACAAGTTACATCACACTCAAGTTGGTTCATGTTCAGTTTTGAGCGTAGCTTCCAAATTAATTCCTCGGTCAACAGGGATCAACAATGGAAACAGCTTGGATCTTATAAGCTCAAAATCATCTACTGAAAGAAGCTGCATCTCTGCATCTGATGTTGGTTCATGTTTGTCAAGAGTACCGAACTTGAAAGGGACTGATTTACTCTTTAAAGATAAGACCGTGGAAAGTCCTGGTGATTTTCTTGAGCAAACCAGGTTGAACACTCCGTTGATTACTTTTAGTCGAAGATGTAAAAGGAGAAAAGCCAATAATGGGGCTGATGTAAAAAGTTCATTTATTGAGGATAAGATTTGCTCATCTTTCACCAAATCAAGTATAGCTGCTGCTGATGCAGTGTCCCTTAAAGTCTGCGTGGAAGATAATTCAATAAATGCGGAG ATAAAAGATGTTGATTCTGCAGACATGCATGTAGGGTCTGCTCTGGAAGCTAAGCC TTTGATATGTGAGAGAGAACTGTCTCGTGGTTCTGAAAGAACATCCAAGAATGGCTTACATATTAGTGGACAAGGACATATATCCAAAGTTACCATGGACACTGAAGAAGCTCCTCTAGATAATGGTTTACAAATCTCAATAAATGATGCTGCCAAAGATCTATGTGAAGCCATAGTTGTAGATACAGAGTTGGAAAACACTAATTATCAAGACGACTTTGAAACTCTGTCAAATTGTGAGAAAGCAACGATAGTTCCTAATTATGCCGAAGAAGGGAGAAGGCCCTGTTTGGATCTCTCCACTACTCCTG ACTCACGTGGTACATTGGACTGTAATGTCGATTTCGATTTGTGCTGTCAAAAGGAGCCTGTTCTTGCTCCTTCAGAATCTCTCAGAGACTCCATGGACTCCACTAGCAGAAGTCGTGCTGCTGTTTTAGATCAAAAGTCCTGTCCTGAATTAGTAGAAAACATGAATGAGAGAAATGAGGAAGCCTTACCAGATCATCCAACAAAGGCATTTAGTGATGCATCAAATTCTGTGGAAGAAGCCGGGTCCAACTTAAAAGATAATGGTGAAGCTTGTCCAAGATCCTACATGGACAATGAATCAGGAAACAAATGTCTGCAG CTATTTTCTGAAGAAATAAGGAGCAGTTCCCATCTGGCAACTACGAATTCAGGAATTACTACAAGCATGGTTTTGGAAGAAAGCAAATCCTTTAATTCAGGGAGCAAAACTTCTTGTGCTTCTCTATTAGATTTGGGTTTGTCCCTGCCAACAGAGTCTGATATGGGTAATTGTTCAAAAAAGTGCTCCCTCAAGTCACCAATGTGGAACTTTGATTGTAAAATTAGGGATTTTTTTCAAGATGCTGTGCATCAATCGTCATCTAACCAGGCAACTTCATTGCTGAGACATAAGCTGATGCTTGATAGTATTGTAAGTCGGGCAAGTGCTTTGAATGCAAAAGGTTGTTTTCAAGACAAGTTTAAGTCATATACTACCTTATGGTTGGAAGAAGAATTGGATTCTCTTTGGATAGGTGTGAGGAGACATGGAAGGGACAACTGGCATGCCATGCTAAGGGATCCGAGACTCCACTTCTCTTCTTGGAGGACAGCAAGGGACCTTGCTGAGCAGTGGGAGGAGGAGCAAGCTAAACTGCTGAATGGTCATTGTTCGCAGTTCAATTCTCCATTAACACAAGACATTTCTTTGGACCACACTGGTGGCTTCCTTTATCCAAAGGTGGGAATCTGGAGAGGAAATACTGTTGAGGAAACTAGACTGTCACTAGGAGATGTATATGCTCATAGAACTGGCAGTTTCTCAAAAAAGCGGCGTTTCAAGTTTTCTGGTGTTGAAAATGATACAGAACAGATCCATAGGCCTGCCACCTACCGAAGGACTGCAATGTCTTCTGACTTCCAGGGTGAGATATATGCCAAGGGGTCATATGATTTGGGGTGTAGGACTCTGCCAAGGTGCGATCCCTTAGTAATTAACAACCCTTTCACTTCTGTGGCATCCAAAGGCAATTTGCCCCACTGGTTGAGAGAAGCAGTATACACTCCTCCGAGGCCAATGGATGCAACTCTACCTCCTGCTTTTTCCTCGATTGCTCATTCAGGGACAAAGCGAGTTCCGTATCCAGATCCTAGTGAGCTACACTTTAATGGATCTGAGCTCGGTCGTGTAAGAGTCAGTGAGCTAAAGCCATCCTATGGTGCTCATCGCACTAATGGTTCCTTGGGAGTGAGGCATGGAAAAACTGAAGTGAGCAGGGTCTCTATGCGTCCTGTCAATAAACCAGATAACTTGATCATTATCGATAGTGATGCATCTTCTGAGGAGACCATATCTGATGATCATAGTGCGAGGCCCTAG
- the LOC8274989 gene encoding uncharacterized protein LOC8274989 isoform X1 translates to MPSSKVYLTYKRKLPSIRTGITHKNACHGSLFEGQSDTSMTAPDNNDAQSDPYVSEYQQTNASIFPGCVTCGVRGNLLQCKDCNQSYHHQCLERSLKSKHILNRERVICGCKLQVASADVKLMTASSCKSPAMENPAEKTSWKDTMAAPYLDSSFNNKLHHTQVGSCSVLSVASKLIPRSTGINNGNSLDLISSKSSTERSCISASDVGSCLSRVPNLKGTDLLFKDKTVESPGDFLEQTRLNTPLITFSRRCKRRKANNGADVKSSFIEDKICSSFTKSSIAAADAVSLKVCVEDNSINAEVRADDTGLRHMCRQNQDNIKDVDSADMHVGSALEAKPLICERELSRGSERTSKNGLHISGQGHISKVTMDTEEAPLDNGLQISINDAAKDLCEAIVVDTELENTNYQDDFETLSNCEKATIVPNYAEEGRRPCLDLSTTPDSRGTLDCNVDFDLCCQKEPVLAPSESLRDSMDSTSRSRAAVLDQKSCPELVENMNERNEEALPDHPTKAFSDASNSVEEAGSNLKDNGEACPRSYMDNESGNKCLQLFSEEIRSSSHLATTNSGITTSMVLEESKSFNSGSKTSCASLLDLGLSLPTESDMGNCSKKCSLKSPMWNFDCKIRDFFQDAVHQSSSNQATSLLRHKLMLDSIVSRASALNAKGCFQDKFKSYTTLWLEEELDSLWIGVRRHGRDNWHAMLRDPRLHFSSWRTARDLAEQWEEEQAKLLNGHCSQFNSPLTQDISLDHTGGFLYPKVGIWRGNTVEETRLSLGDVYAHRTGSFSKKRRFKFSGVENDTEQIHRPATYRRTAMSSDFQGEIYAKGSYDLGCRTLPRCDPLVINNPFTSVASKGNLPHWLREAVYTPPRPMDATLPPAFSSIAHSGTKRVPYPDPSELHFNGSELGRVRVSELKPSYGAHRTNGSLGVRHGKTEVSRVSMRPVNKPDNLIIIDSDASSEETISDDHSARP, encoded by the exons ATGCCTAGTAGCAAGGTTTATCTGACTTACAAGAGAAAGCTTCCATCAATAAGGACTGGCATTACCCATAAAAATGCATGCCATGGTTCACTTTTTGAAGGACAAAGTGACACTTCTATGACTGCACCAGACAATAATGACGCACAGAGCGACCCTTATGTATCAGAATATCAGCAAACAAATGCATCA ATATTTCCTGGATGTGTTACTTGTGGTGTCAGAGGCAACCTATTGCAGTGCAAAGATTGCAACCAATCATATCATCATCAGTGTCTCGAGAGGTCTCTTAAG TCAAAGCATATACTTAACAGGGAGAGGGTGATATGTGGTTGTAAACTACAGGTTGCTTCTGCTGATGTGAAACTAATGACTGCTAGTTCTTGTAAATCACCTGCAATGGAAAATCCTGCTGAGAAAACCTCATGGAAAGACACCATGGCAGCTCCTTATCTTGATTCATCCTTTAATAACAAGTTACATCACACTCAAGTTGGTTCATGTTCAGTTTTGAGCGTAGCTTCCAAATTAATTCCTCGGTCAACAGGGATCAACAATGGAAACAGCTTGGATCTTATAAGCTCAAAATCATCTACTGAAAGAAGCTGCATCTCTGCATCTGATGTTGGTTCATGTTTGTCAAGAGTACCGAACTTGAAAGGGACTGATTTACTCTTTAAAGATAAGACCGTGGAAAGTCCTGGTGATTTTCTTGAGCAAACCAGGTTGAACACTCCGTTGATTACTTTTAGTCGAAGATGTAAAAGGAGAAAAGCCAATAATGGGGCTGATGTAAAAAGTTCATTTATTGAGGATAAGATTTGCTCATCTTTCACCAAATCAAGTATAGCTGCTGCTGATGCAGTGTCCCTTAAAGTCTGCGTGGAAGATAATTCAATAAATGCGGAGGTACGTGCGGATGATACAGGGTTGAGGCATATGTGTCGTCAAAATCAAGATAAC ATAAAAGATGTTGATTCTGCAGACATGCATGTAGGGTCTGCTCTGGAAGCTAAGCC TTTGATATGTGAGAGAGAACTGTCTCGTGGTTCTGAAAGAACATCCAAGAATGGCTTACATATTAGTGGACAAGGACATATATCCAAAGTTACCATGGACACTGAAGAAGCTCCTCTAGATAATGGTTTACAAATCTCAATAAATGATGCTGCCAAAGATCTATGTGAAGCCATAGTTGTAGATACAGAGTTGGAAAACACTAATTATCAAGACGACTTTGAAACTCTGTCAAATTGTGAGAAAGCAACGATAGTTCCTAATTATGCCGAAGAAGGGAGAAGGCCCTGTTTGGATCTCTCCACTACTCCTG ACTCACGTGGTACATTGGACTGTAATGTCGATTTCGATTTGTGCTGTCAAAAGGAGCCTGTTCTTGCTCCTTCAGAATCTCTCAGAGACTCCATGGACTCCACTAGCAGAAGTCGTGCTGCTGTTTTAGATCAAAAGTCCTGTCCTGAATTAGTAGAAAACATGAATGAGAGAAATGAGGAAGCCTTACCAGATCATCCAACAAAGGCATTTAGTGATGCATCAAATTCTGTGGAAGAAGCCGGGTCCAACTTAAAAGATAATGGTGAAGCTTGTCCAAGATCCTACATGGACAATGAATCAGGAAACAAATGTCTGCAG CTATTTTCTGAAGAAATAAGGAGCAGTTCCCATCTGGCAACTACGAATTCAGGAATTACTACAAGCATGGTTTTGGAAGAAAGCAAATCCTTTAATTCAGGGAGCAAAACTTCTTGTGCTTCTCTATTAGATTTGGGTTTGTCCCTGCCAACAGAGTCTGATATGGGTAATTGTTCAAAAAAGTGCTCCCTCAAGTCACCAATGTGGAACTTTGATTGTAAAATTAGGGATTTTTTTCAAGATGCTGTGCATCAATCGTCATCTAACCAGGCAACTTCATTGCTGAGACATAAGCTGATGCTTGATAGTATTGTAAGTCGGGCAAGTGCTTTGAATGCAAAAGGTTGTTTTCAAGACAAGTTTAAGTCATATACTACCTTATGGTTGGAAGAAGAATTGGATTCTCTTTGGATAGGTGTGAGGAGACATGGAAGGGACAACTGGCATGCCATGCTAAGGGATCCGAGACTCCACTTCTCTTCTTGGAGGACAGCAAGGGACCTTGCTGAGCAGTGGGAGGAGGAGCAAGCTAAACTGCTGAATGGTCATTGTTCGCAGTTCAATTCTCCATTAACACAAGACATTTCTTTGGACCACACTGGTGGCTTCCTTTATCCAAAGGTGGGAATCTGGAGAGGAAATACTGTTGAGGAAACTAGACTGTCACTAGGAGATGTATATGCTCATAGAACTGGCAGTTTCTCAAAAAAGCGGCGTTTCAAGTTTTCTGGTGTTGAAAATGATACAGAACAGATCCATAGGCCTGCCACCTACCGAAGGACTGCAATGTCTTCTGACTTCCAGGGTGAGATATATGCCAAGGGGTCATATGATTTGGGGTGTAGGACTCTGCCAAGGTGCGATCCCTTAGTAATTAACAACCCTTTCACTTCTGTGGCATCCAAAGGCAATTTGCCCCACTGGTTGAGAGAAGCAGTATACACTCCTCCGAGGCCAATGGATGCAACTCTACCTCCTGCTTTTTCCTCGATTGCTCATTCAGGGACAAAGCGAGTTCCGTATCCAGATCCTAGTGAGCTACACTTTAATGGATCTGAGCTCGGTCGTGTAAGAGTCAGTGAGCTAAAGCCATCCTATGGTGCTCATCGCACTAATGGTTCCTTGGGAGTGAGGCATGGAAAAACTGAAGTGAGCAGGGTCTCTATGCGTCCTGTCAATAAACCAGATAACTTGATCATTATCGATAGTGATGCATCTTCTGAGGAGACCATATCTGATGATCATAGTGCGAGGCCCTAG